GAACTCCTCAATGTCCGGGCTTTCCGCCAGGATCTGTTCCAGCCAGTCTTCCTCGGCCTGCTCCAGACTCACGGGCAGCGCCACTGCCGCACATAGCAGAAGGGCTGAGACTAGCAGGAGCAACAACGGTCGCTGCATTGCTTTTATATCCTTATTGTATCCTTGTAAACTGTTAATCCTTTAGGCACACTTTTCGCCAAGACTGACTTTTTCAAACTGAATCCGACCGGCGGCAAAGATTTCCCACGAAAcctttaaaattcattttcgCGTGGACTGCGATTTTGTGATTATGGGCGCAAATGTAATTAAAGCTTCAATCAAACGCAGTAAAAAGTACGTTTGGCATATAGATTGCACATAACACTGCGCAATTTCCGAGTTTGTGCCAATTGCGAGTTCAGAATTCCAGAATACCAGACTCGCCTTGCATAATTCATCACAACAAATTGAGAGGCTGTGGGACGCGATGCACTACTGAGCTGCCAAAGCAAAGCAGACTGATAAGCCCGCGGATCATAAAAGATCAGACCGACGCgcaatttgtaattattgaTGCTTTCCAAAAACAAACGTAAAAATACGTACAACACGAGCACacagtaaaaaaatatgttggaAAATATCTGATCAGTGTGCTTGGTACAAAtgtaaatcaataaataagtaaatgaaataaataagtattcatTTTTTGACATGGTTTATATAAACtgaacttaatttaaatagttgtcttaataaatattctatatttttttgtcatgGTGATTTTTTTCAGTTGATTACCAAATATGTTTACAAATGACCAACGATTTTAGTGACCCCCATCTTTTTTAACCTTACTCCTTAATAAGAAGCTATATATGCAATGAATGATTTTAATACGTAAACAATTAGTCATcttgttatttaatattacacTTTGTTGCCAATCAACTATTAGTAAtttctgtatttatttataattaaagattaaaaGGTTAAATACCTATTTAGGTAAACAAATACTGGTAGCAAGAGAACAttgagaaaataaattaaactcaaGAAATTAAGCAAACCtagaagtttataaaaaaaaaccgccTTGAGTgtgtatataaaaacaatgcatttttcgatcgttcctatgttgtaatttgatttttgatttctttattGAAAGCCTAAAAATATAATGCCCTCTTTAAGGCTTTAAATATAGGTTAAAATCATCAATCTACGTAAGTCAATTTAGGATACACAGATATGTCAGTTGTTTATCTCGCTGTGTACAGTAAAACTCGTAAATTACAATTTCGCCGGGCGGAACGTGCCAGCGTAATTAAAGCGCAGTTGGAGGGGAAAGTCAAGTTCAAGGGTTCTCTTAAGTATCCGTCAGATACTGTAGCCGCCTGAGCCGAAAATGCCACTTAATGCAGACCAGCAGAGGCGTGGAAAAGGATTCATGAAAAAGTTTCCGACGGAATGATAAATAGGAAAAGGATTCCCCCGGTTTCGGTCAAGACGTGAGCCGACTGGGAAGTAGGCCCACTTAGAAGCCCACATGTGCCCGGTGACGGATGTCCAGGGACAATTATTGTGTCGCCAGTATTTACCCACCTATTAAAAGACCATCACAACCTTGGCCATCACTCACCTGAAGGCGTGGCAATGGCTTAAGCGGCTTcggaaacaaatttatttaactgcCATCAAAGGGGATTGGCACATTGCGTCTGtcataaaaaagttatttggcCTCCGTGCCGGATCCGGCTTATTGAATATGATTCCCAGATGTCCTCGAAAACATCAAAGGCGGCCGGCGGGTTTGGGGAGTTAAGTCGCAGGCTCatgcataatttaaaacaatttggcaTTTTGCTGAATCAATTTCGCAGCCAAGAAGACAATCAAAAGGAAAGTATTAAGACCTGTAATCCATTCCAAGTGCTGCAGTGCTTCCCATGCAAATTACAATCTCCAGCACTGCAGCACTTTTATGTAAATCGCCCGGCACCTGGTGCTGCCCGAAATGCGCGGCTGGATGAACTGAATTAAAGCACCAACATTGtgtcatatttattaaaaatttatcaatGTCATAAAGTTTACCGCGCtggtacaaaataaaaaagcactCGCACACAATGGGCAACGATCAATCAACTTTAAAGCCGTCGCAAGATTTACTTAGGACCTTCAATTGGACTCCAGATGGTGCTTGAAATCGCAGCAGTTTCCCATTAAATTCAAGCAAAGTTTTCTGCGGGCTTTTACTCAAAGGACGTAAAGCAAAACaggtcaaaacaaaaagttttaccaaaaatactccaaaatatttaatattgattaTACACTTAAGTTTGCtaaataaaactcaaacaCTTTCAAGTTTAGCAATGAGTATTTGTAAGTTATTCATGTAAGACTTTAAAACAGAATTAGTATAtgaatacaattattttaattataattcatgactttgtttaaaatctttttttttgaaaaaccaaaaaaaatatatttgtacttATCATTTaagcctaaaagtatgcaactatatttaatttgctttaacCTTTTGTATAAgtagataataataatagataATAATTAGTAATTGtatattatattgtttaaaataaattaattgaagcaaacctttataatttactttttgcaTATTCGAACTTTTGAGTTATATGTCACAACTATAAGGAACctgaaacacacacaaaaaactcTTACCCACAAACACCACacaaaacacagaaaaaaacaacacaaaaaaacacaaaaaaaacataaaaatataaaataaagaataaaaactaattaaaccAACAAGACAAAAATATCCACCATGGAACAAAACCCCGAATCCGCGGAGGAAGTCGTGCCAGTAGTTGAGGCCACCGAGGAATCAGCAGATCACGGGGAAGTTGAGATTTCCAATGTGGTCTTACCCCCTGAGCCTGACGTCGAGCCGCAAGAGATTCCAAGCCGGAGGAAATCATCCAACCAACAGCCAGTGGAATCAATGTCCAGGAGCAGGCTCCCCTTGCAACCGAGTTGGAGCCGGAGTCGGAGGAGGGCCAGGAAACAGTAACCTCCGAGCACTTGGCTTCCGAATCAACCGGCCTGGAAGGCGAAATGGTGGAAGCCACAGATGATCTTTCGCCGGAGGCTGCTAGGGAGATGATGAAAAGGGAGCGAAAGGAGCGCTTGAAGAATTTCGCCACCACACGATTCACACTCTCGAAAATCCAAGTACCAGGAATTAGTCTCGAAGCGAATGAGGACGAGGAGATGAAGGATAAAGTGGAGGAAGaagatgaggatgaggatgagaaACACGAGGAACCGATGGACGATGTTGGTGTTGGCTTTGATACAGCCTCCAACGACGACGTCGAGTTTGAGTCGTCGGATGAGTCAGAGCAGGAACTGTACGTTAAATTCCAGTCCCACAAAATGGTGGACCTATTTCCGCCCCACGGCTTCTCCAGCGCACCAGATGATGCAAATATATTCTACAAGGATCCAAAGTATGACGATTGGGACGATTCGGTGAGCATGGCTGCCATGAGCGTCATATCGACGAGACCGTTGAGTCCGGCTGACCCCGATTCCGTCCAGTTAAAGACACACTTTCTGCGGAATTTCGATGTGCCCAGTCTGTCGGACATATCGGAGGAGCACGAACTGTCGGCTCAGCTATCGCGGATTAAATCCACCTGCAGCTTGAAGGATCACGGCTTCTTCGCGGATCCTACCTCTAATTATAGCTCCAGTGCCAGCTCGGAACAAGAATCGCTTGCCGAATTGGACAACGAGCAGCTGGATGAAGAGGTGGCTGCCGACGATCAGATTTCCCTCATGTCCGACATACCTGAATTCGCCGATCTCCCGCCCACGGCTGtgccccaaaaaaaagtcGCCACTTTGGATGATTTCGATGCCCTAACACATGTGGGATTCGTTGATGTCATGGAAACAGCGGATTCAGCCATTAGGCGTGCTCACGAGATCCAGATGGCTGTCCACGAATTGCTGTACGATCTTATCGAGGAGACGGCCAAAAAGTCGGATAACATGAACGTGGATAATGTGCTTCGCGCGAAATTCGACAAGGAGAAGCTAATAAAAGAGCTCTTGAAAGTCACCGACCAATATATGTACGAGAAGTTCACCAACGAAATGGTGGGCAGCCGGCTCGTTGAGTACTACAAGCGGAACCGCAACAACCGTGTTTTCCAGGCCCTCTCGCCGGAAAACGAAAAGCGCTATTCCGTCCGCTACATGAATGCCCTGGGCCAGCTGGACAGCCTTAAGGAACGGCTGGATGTGGCCAAGCACAAGCACGCCCTCGGCATGAACACTGTGATCCTGGATCTCCACTCAGCCCAGAGCGTCGCCTCGTTCACGGAGCAGCACTTGGAGGACACTTTCCGGACGCACCTGGTCCGGTCGGACTCGGAAATCATGCGACGCCTTGTCGATCGAGAGCTGAGGCTCATGGCCGGCAAGCGGAACGAGATCAGCGACACGAGGCTGTTCCTAATCACCAGAAAACACACCTTGGGTCACATACTGGGCGTGAGTAGACTACAAATAGACAAGGGTTAAGAGtagatttgaatttctagaGAAAGCTGTTTTTTAAACTAACAGTCGGCACTGTTTGTGTATgagaatttttaaagaaaaaaaaagaaacagcttTAGAACCGGTTTCATAATCGTTATTAACAATAACGTTATCTGCTTCAAAGCCATGTTaaacgaaatatatatatatattttaccacAAACTGGAATCATTaaattcgattcgattttaaatcctggtaaataacaatttttagcaaaaacgtaaaaaatttgcaaattttgtACCGAAATCTTCTTCAAAAGCcattaaaatctaaatattaGTATCCATCTGACCGCATATTCTTTATTAACTTAtagtttcatttattattttattgtccGCCCTAGAAAATCACTGAATTGGAAACGGTGAGCGACACCTTGAGCATAAATGACTTCATAGCGGTGCAAAATGAAGTGTTTGCGCTAGAGAAGAAAATCGAAGGTAAGCTTCTGTTAACCACCAGCTGAAACCAATGCCCCTGTTTCGAACCCAGAACGCAACCTTGATCTGAAGAAGATGCGCACGCAGTACCTCATGAACGTGCATCTCATTCGGCACAACCGGGAGAAGGCTTTAGCCCTGGCCGAAAAGTTTGACCTCCAGAAGACCGTGCTGAAGAACGCTGTGGACAGGCAGCGGGTCCTGCGAAAAGAACTCTACGACGTGAAACTGGAGCGCACCAAGATGCGCCAGCAGTCCAGGGATCTGACCTTCCAGGGCGGCATTCTGGCGATGCCATCGCTGATGTACGACTTCGACCAAACCATGGTGCGTCTGAAGGAGAAGGAGGACACCGTGTCCAAGCTCAGGGAGACCATGAAGGCACTGGCACGACGGATCAGCCTAGTAGAAGGAAGAAGTGTGTAGAAACTGCTGGCATCTGAAGAATCAAATAAACATTACAATtcattttaacaaatttatgatacaagtacttattttattttttcagagGGGTAACAGCTTGTAAATAGAGAAATCtttggttaaataaaaatagttttactcaagaaaaaaaaaattttaacaaagcttgaaaaattattttcgtagttaaaaaatgcaatttccacattttaaaactttaaaatgtttttaattcatCAGAGggtaatttttgaaaataatactATTAAACACATGGATGTTTACTTATCTATTTATATATGAAACATTTTAGGAAGGGTTCTTTAGTGTTCTTTAGTGTAAGTTTAGTAAAGTAAGTTTAAAGCTGCAAAGTTTTAACAACTTTCATAGTTAAATagctattaaaattaaaatccattCGAATGTGATCGCTAGGTGCTCCTTGAAAATGAATGTCAATCAAAGCGGTTAGGCTTCACTcacaaaacaaatacacacgAGTACACACACAACTCaatactataaaaaaaaaaacactaaaaaatacatgcatatataaaaaaagcaaaaggtGTTTTAAAACTAccctaaaaatataaaataaaaataattatattataaaaactaattcaaATATACCTCACCAATGGAATCTGAGACTAATACAGAGCTTCAGCTAGAAGATGTCATTGACGGAAACAGTCTTAGCTGAACTCATTCCCGCAGCTTCATCGGGAGAAGAAGCATCCATTCACGAAAATGTGTCCACACAATCCACGCCGTCCAGTGAGGAGATGGTGAAAAGCGCTGAGAAGGAGGAAAAATTGCTGATACTGAGGGAAGTCAAGAAGCGACTAAGGGAGCgcgagaaggaggaggagaagaTCCTGGAAGTCCAGTCCATATCGGAAaaggaggaagaggaggagcaCTTGTTGTGGTCCAAGCTCGAAGATGATGTCGAAAGTGAAGCCGGAAGAACAACTCGGTACTCCGACGTGGCCGCCCTCACAACGGCTTTGGAAACAGCTAATGATGAAGGCGAAGATTCACCCGTTCCCATCGAATCCTCCTCAGAATCGGAGCCAGAAGACCCAGAGACCGGACGCAAACGCAGCATCGATCCCATGAAGATGGCGGTCAAAACGCTAATGCTGGTTCCCAGTCTTTCCGATATTTCGCTACCCACGGAGCCGGAACCAGATGCAAAATCCATAAGATCTCAGTCAGTAAAATCCCAACGATTAAGCATCGCCGATAATGATTTCGATTCGGTTGAGGGGGAGTCTGGCGAATCACACAGCGATTCCCAGACATCCATGGGAAATCAAATCAGCTCAAGGTCACTAAGAGAATCCTCATCGGACGAGATTATAGAGGAGGTTCCATTTTCTGACCCCGCGGAAATGGATTCCCAAAAGGACATGGACTTCGAGAGCTACTTTGCTGACCAGCAGGAAAAAAGCGCAGTGCCAGAAGCCGACGCTAGTGTTGAACTTCGGGCTAAGGAGACGCAACAAGTTGTTCTCGATTTTCTTAACGACATGATTAAAAGTGTTGTGGTAGAAGAGCGCAAGGATACGGACGAGTATATCCGAAAGAGCCTGGACAAGGAGAAGCTGCTGGTCTTCCTGCAGAGGGACGTGCATGACCACATCGTGGTGAACGATAGTCACAGGCAGCTCCAGGAACGGGTGATAGACTACTACCGTCGCTCCAAGAACCAGCGACCCTTTGCCGATTTGCCCCTGAACGAGGAGATGGCATACGCATCCCGTCACGACCAAGCTCTGGCCTATTTGTCCTACGCCCAAGAGCGCCTGACCAAGGTCAAGGAGAAATGCGGCATTTTGATGACCAAGGCTTCGTTGGACCTCGGCCATGCCATGCACATCGTCTCCGGCACGGAGGCGCATCTGGAGCAGACCGTGAGACGTCTCCTGATCCGTCCGGATGCCGAGACCGACTTCTTCAAGCGTCTGGTTGCCCGCGAGCTGCGGCTGATGGCCGAACTGCGGAACAGGATCAGCGACACCCGCCTTTTGCTCATCTCACAGAAACACACATTGGGTCAAATAACGGAAGTAGGTATATCTCAGTGAAGTTGTCATTATatgagtatttttttatatttattaggtagtttttatatattattattaatttattatacacaaaaaatacCCAATCATTCTCTCCTTAGAAAATTAAAGAGCTAGAAATGGTTTGCGACGGTGTAAGCATGAAAGACTTCATAATGGTACAAACAAAGACGTTAGGATTAGAGAAGAAGATTGAAggtaaaagttttcaaaacacTCCTGTCTCCAATTatcaaagatattttatttttaaaactcaacCAGATCGAAACCTTGATTTAAAGAAGCAGCGTAGCCACTATTACACGGAATTGCATCTGATCAAGCATAATCGTGAGAAGTCCCTTGCACTCAAGAACAGAATAGCTGAACTGAAGATCAAACTTATAGAaaagaataatattaaaaaggaCGTAAAGACCAAGCTGTATCGGGCGAAACTGGAACGCAAAAAGATTAGGGGTCGAATAAATGAGTTGACCTACCAGGGTGGTATATTGGCGATGCCCGCTTTGATGTACGACTATGATCGCACTGTAGACTATATTCGAGAAAAGGAAGAACGGGTCGCCAGTTTGAAGCAAACCCTGAGATCCCTTAACAGTCACCTTCGAACTGTGTTGCCAGATACAACGAAAAGTCTATTTCATTTGGATTCCTAACAGTTTTAagctaaatacattttttcacaaaaatatcTCAATGTTTGTCATTCCTTAATACTATAAACAACATGCTTAATTGGGTAAGCGGAAAATACATGACTTCCTACTCATAAGTTCATGCATCAATTATAACCCCGAATCGGCACAGAAAATCTCTTAATGGAccattataaaaaatatatatcccaaatattttcactgtcaagtttgttatttatatgcCTGCGTTTATTTATTCCTACTATATGTTgaacaaaaagaaaccaaGTGGAAATACCGTTTGGTTGTTctcattaatattttgagcAATTGttggaaaatttgaaattctaaaaataacaattcgGAATTTGGCACGCTTTGCTCTTAATCATCTTTCTTGAGCACTTTTTGAGTTTCAAATGCACACGAACTTATTACGCTTCAATTAGCCAAAACTAATATTTCACTTAAGGACTGCATAAATCATTAAACGAAAATGCAAAATGGCTGCCAGGCCCCTTTAACTTTGGGTTTTGAATTTTGTTCAATAATGTTTTGTATATCTactgaatataaaaaaaattaatttcaagaCTTTTTTTGCGGAATAACAATCTACAACCAATCAATGGATGCAAGAGGCAGGCGAGGGCGTGAATTATATTCTCAAGAGCTGTCTtgcttttctaatttttggCACCATCATAGTTGCACCTGCGATACACAGTtgcctgtgtgtgtttttttagaGTGAACAATTTCACGCCTCGGACAGGTGAGTTTAGGCATTCGTTTCGGGCAAATTCCTATCCTTAGATATAGACGTGTATAGATGCCCAATCTGATGTTAACTCTGGCCATCGGTGATGCTGTGACCTCGACACGCTTCAGCGGAATTTTTCACATCGCACACACTCATCGGAGTGTGTTTATGTTTGGTTTATAACGTTGATAcgatgatatatatatatctatacgtataaaattcatttttagaACGCACCATAGGCAGATAAATAAAGTGTCTACACccacacaaaaaacaacaagacagCAAGATCGTAGAGAACTCAAGGTTATAGAGGTGATCGGAAAGTCGAAAACTGGGATTTTtgaattactttattttactCATAAATAGATTAACTTAGGCGTATACTTAATTAAAGGCGACAAGCCTTTGCGTTGCTTTAATGTGTTGTTTGTGTGAGTGTTTTGGTGTTTGGAGTTTTGCTTTGGTGAGGAATTTTCTTGTGTTCATGTTTCATCATACAAAATAGATATGGGTGTGTTCACTTAGAATACGTGTGTAgaaaagtgtgtgtgtgtgtgtgtggaccTCCTGGCGCTTACTTGCCGAGCAGGATCTTGCGGCCGGCGCCGATGTTCTGGCCAGCCTGGGTGGCTCCCTTGTTGGAGCCGGCCTGCAGACCCACGATGGTCTGGCCGGCCTTCAGCTGCTCTTCGGTGAAGTCGCGCTTGCACTCGTCGGCGGGCTTGGGGCCCAGGAAGGGACCCTTGAAGTCGGCGTGCTTGTAGGTCTGCATAGGTCCAAAATCAACCGGTTAAAAAAGCGCTCACCAACACATTCAATAAGATTCAAAACTTACAGCACGGCCGAGGGCGAAGATGGTGTTGGTCACGTTGGCAATGTCCTTCTTCTCGTACAGATCGACGGTCTGGAAGACATCGATGTCGGGCACACCGTACTCCTTCAGGGCCTTCTGGAAGTTGTTGATGTTCTCCATGAACTTGAACTGGCCGCCCGAGGAGTTGACCTTGGGCACCGAGTTGGGGGCCAGGACATTGATCAGCTTGCACAGCACCTGACCGTCCTTGAGCACATCCTCGTAGGACTGGCCGGCGGGGAACTTCTCGTTGATGATGGCCTCAATCCACTCCTGGGCCTCCTTGTCCATCTCGGGATTGCGCTTGCCGGCAATCTAGGTGGATtgaagaaacaaaacaaaactttagTCACGTAAATTCACCAATTGTCGTCCATGTTcacttttatttcactttttttttgtgacattttttttaaggatctTTTCATTTCGCACTGCTTAAGTATTCACCTTGGCACGAACGGCACGCTCAAGAGACATGTTTGATTTTTGGCTTTGGGTTCGGTTTCTGTGGGATCTTCAATAAAGCTCTGACAAGCTAACACTGATGCCAGCCAACGGGGCGTATGCGGCTTTTAAAGCGCGAGAGAGCGTTCTCCGACAGATTTGTTCaagaattttccaaaaatatatcCGAATTTCGGAGTCGAGTGTGTGAAATTGTGAGGCGTGGGCGTTCTATATGTTCAGAACGCCGACTTTGCCCGTCTCCCTCGCATGAGTCGTGCGTTATAATTTTAGATCATCATCGGCCGAGTAAAAGGAAAAATCCAAAGCAGCGACCACAACGAATGCCTAATAATTTTAACACATGAACAATCGATGGAAATGAGTCTGTGTGCACACGATGCTCTTCAAAATGCGCTGCTCATTTGCATGTTAATCGCATTTTTTCGGACTTGACCAGGCCAGCAAGCTGCTGTCCTGACGCTGTCATTTCTTGCGCGTGCATTCGTTGCTCGTAATTTCCAATGGCATGCATTGggtcataattaaaaatggcaGCAAATTGGTTCTTATCGAGCGACACATCCTCCAGATGTCAATCTAGAAAATCAGGGGCATAAAGGTTGCCCCAAAAGTTTTAATCATCGTTTTCTTATTAAACAGAAAATTCATTTCCTTTTCTGAAAGCACAACTATAAGAGtaatgcaaaaaatatttcctaaaatacaaaaaatgcaGCCCAAAATAACTGGATAATTGGGCACTGCCATGtttctatttcattttttttttaagcagaCCATTTTGTTCTTTACTTTAAGGTACTGTGGCAAAGATTCACTTTCACAAATAGTGACAAATCgatttattaaagttttataaatttggttgGGTTTTTTTAGTACCAACAATCGAAGATAATACAAATAGGGAAAGATAAAtactaattaaaaacaaaacagcttatatttttttagaataataatattttcacaaattaatttcttacttttttaaaacgaTGCGCCTTGCAGCATTCACTTATTGCATTTTTTGCTGGGgcgacataaaaaaaaaaaaaaaactcttttttaaTGAGACTTCTTATATGCTTTGTTATTGCTTTATTCACTTTCTGTTGTTTGTTTTCGATcaacacagaaagaaaattgtttaattaacaAACTGATTAATCCGAGCTCACTCTCATAATTCTTTtgtaaacatataaaaatttccCCTATACACTTAATCCATAAAATTAGCAATAAACCGCAATTATAATCTGTTAATGGGTATAAATTCAGATTACCAAGCATCGCAACAAGACTGAGAaccatttacaaaatattcaaaaacacAAGGCCAGCGATTATTTTATGAGCAGACAATTAACTTGAATTATGCGCCTTGTGTTATTGAAAAGCACTTTGTTAGAGGACAGACATCAGCGCCAAAAGGCACCCAAACATTCCCTCAAAATCACAACAAGAGGGCAATAAAGTGAAGAGGACAAGTCAAGGCGACTTGGAACTGTCAAAGTTCGTGCCCCCCGCCCaacaaaaatgaatattttattaaagtgaGTCGGAGGGAAGAAA
The sequence above is drawn from the Drosophila gunungcola strain Sukarami chromosome 2R unlocalized genomic scaffold, Dgunungcola_SK_2 000011F, whole genome shotgun sequence genome and encodes:
- the LOC128255565 gene encoding muscle-specific protein 20 — translated: MSLERAVRAKIAGKRNPEMDKEAQEWIEAIINEKFPAGQSYEDVLKDGQVLCKLINVLAPNSVPKVNSSGGQFKFMENINNFQKALKEYGVPDIDVFQTVDLYEKKDIANVTNTIFALGRATYKHADFKGPFLGPKPADECKRDFTEEQLKAGQTIVGLQAGSNKGATQAGQNIGAGRKILLGK
- the LOC128255526 gene encoding uncharacterized protein LOC128255526 — translated: MSLTETVLAELIPAASSGEEASIHENVSTQSTPSSEEMVKSAEKEEKLLILREVKKRLREREKEEEKILEVQSISEKEEEEEHLLWSKLEDDVESEAGRTTRYSDVAALTTALETANDEGEDSPVPIESSSESEPEDPETGRKRSIDPMKMAVKTLMLVPSLSDISLPTEPEPDAKSIRSQSVKSQRLSIADNDFDSVEGESGESHSDSQTSMGNQISSRSLRESSSDEIIEEVPFSDPAEMDSQKDMDFESYFADQQEKSAVPEADASVELRAKETQQVVLDFLNDMIKSVVVEERKDTDEYIRKSLDKEKLLVFLQRDVHDHIVVNDSHRQLQERVIDYYRRSKNQRPFADLPLNEEMAYASRHDQALAYLSYAQERLTKVKEKCGILMTKASLDLGHAMHIVSGTEAHLEQTVRRLLIRPDAETDFFKRLVARELRLMAELRNRISDTRLLLISQKHTLGQITEKIKELEMVCDGVSMKDFIMVQTKTLGLEKKIEDRNLDLKKQRSHYYTELHLIKHNREKSLALKNRIAELKIKLIEKNNIKKDVKTKLYRAKLERKKIRGRINELTYQGGILAMPALMYDYDRTVDYIREKEERVASLKQTLRSLNSHLRTVLPDTTKSLFHLDS
- the LOC128255539 gene encoding LOW QUALITY PROTEIN: uncharacterized protein LOC128255539 (The sequence of the model RefSeq protein was modified relative to this genomic sequence to represent the inferred CDS: inserted 1 base in 1 codon) codes for the protein MEQNPESAEEVVPVVEATEESADHGEVEISNVVLPPEPDVEPQEXSKPEEIIQPTASGINVQEQAPLATELEPESEEGQETVTSEHLASESTGLEGEMVEATDDLSPEAAREMMKRERKERLKNFATTRFTLSKIQVPGISLEANEDEEMKDKVEEEDEDEDEKHEEPMDDVGVGFDTASNDDVEFESSDESEQELYVKFQSHKMVDLFPPHGFSSAPDDANIFYKDPKYDDWDDSVSMAAMSVISTRPLSPADPDSVQLKTHFLRNFDVPSLSDISEEHELSAQLSRIKSTCSLKDHGFFADPTSNYSSSASSEQESLAELDNEQLDEEVAADDQISLMSDIPEFADLPPTAVPQKKVATLDDFDALTHVGFVDVMETADSAIRRAHEIQMAVHELLYDLIEETAKKSDNMNVDNVLRAKFDKEKLIKELLKVTDQYMYEKFTNEMVGSRLVEYYKRNRNNRVFQALSPENEKRYSVRYMNALGQLDSLKERLDVAKHKHALGMNTVILDLHSAQSVASFTEQHLEDTFRTHLVRSDSEIMRRLVDRELRLMAGKRNEISDTRLFLITRKHTLGHILGKITELETVSDTLSINDFIAVQNEVFALEKKIEERNLDLKKMRTQYLMNVHLIRHNREKALALAEKFDLQKTVLKNAVDRQRVLRKELYDVKLERTKMRQQSRDLTFQGGILAMPSLMYDFDQTMVRLKEKEDTVSKLRETMKALARRISLVEGRSV